The genomic region CTCATTATGACTCACCTGAGTGATTATTCTTCTGACACATGTGAGTGAGAGGCCAggtttgccaaaacacacctgcCAACAGCGCAGATCTGGACCCAGCAACTCCAGGACCAGACACACATCTGTATCAGTAAGTCAAGCCTGAAAATTTCACTTCATGCCACATTTGAGCTGCAAAACAATTGAACTGGAATTTATGTTCATGTTTACCTTATTCATGTGTTCAAAGGAGAAATGATCAGAGTCAGCGATCCATATAAATGATTTGCCTCATATGGATATTTGAAGGAAGATTATTGTAGGTTATAAAAGGATACGGATGCCATTAACACCAGCTATTTTGAACTCATCGAGCAGTTGCACGATGCGTCCTCTCAGTGGGTGACAGGCTGAGGGACTGCTGGCCTGGAGGTTCAAGAGCAACAGTCATGTagggttgagagagagaaagagcgagagaaagagcaagagaggcTCACACAGCGCAGTAGTGATAACTCATCTTGGCCAGCCTGCGTGAAGCCAGATCCACTTTTCAGGATCTTCACTGCTACATACCTTCCagacctgaaacacacacacacacacacacacacacacacacacatgtatgatGGCCTGCACAGACATCCTCTGCTAACATGTCTATCCCAAAGTAACAACCCAGGTCACCTCTCCAGATGAAACCATTTtgcgcgtacacacacacacacacacacacacccatagaCTGATACATAGCAAACAATATTTACACATACCTGAGGTCCACACAGAGCCACACAGTAGCGAAGTAGCCCCAACCCAGCTTGGACAGAACCTTATACCTCTTGTTAAAAACATCGCCCACTCGTACAGGGTGGTAGCCTCCTATATACAGAATACACACAACTGTAGCTGCAGGGGttacacacccacacgcacacacacacacacacacacacgcacgcacacgcacacgcacatatatatatatatgtgtgtgcatgtgcgtgtgtgtgtttatatctgtatatgtatatgtatatattcacactgtgggggaaataaatattgaaggtgtcaacattttttcagtaaatctatttccaatgaggttattcacatgaaactttcaccagacatcagtattaactcaagaaatctgcaaatataaaaaattcacaactttaaagtccataaataaaattatgtgtaataaagtgtaatgacacaggaaaaaagtattgaacacgctaagaaaaagcagttctccaaggcaaggtaaggaaccagctgaaatccataagtagttagaaagtaattatacatcctatctgtgcaaattaatatcagctgggttagtaaattgatggtctataaaaaaagcttttcgttaccaaggtgtcacacaagaaacatctcatgatgggtaaaaataaaaggctctcccaagacctttgcaaccttattgttgcaaaacatattgatgaaatcggatacagacgtatttcaaaacttctgaatcttccagtaagcaccattggagCTTTAAAtcaaacaagatttaaagacaaaatatttagaagaatgggccaaaatcacacctgaatactgcggctgattaatttcttcatacaggaagcgtcttgaagcggtcattacaaacaaaggcttctccactaagtattaaataaatttcagttagcgtgttcaatacttttttcctgtgtcattcagCTTTATTACAgataacttcatttatgaactttaatgtttgtatttctttatatgtttgtatttcttgagttaataccaaagtctggtgaaaatttcatgtgaatagtctcattggaaatatatttgctgaaataaatgttgacgtgttcaatacttatttcctccactatatatattatatatatatatatatatatatatatatatatatatatatatatatatatatatatatatatatatataaatatatatatatatataggccaaGGACATGGCATTCACACTTATAAAGTCTGTAGAAATGCCATCACAATATTGAACAAAACAGAGGTGCAAACCATCGCAATATTCTCTTggatcctcctcctcttctgcaTTATCATCATTTCTCTCATCAGCGTACAGTGCTCTTTTAATATGAGACCTATtttgggtacacacacacacacacatacacacacacaaacaagttcTATATCCagtattaatattcatatacaaggaaggtttttttctttttgcattgtttattccAAAGAGGTGTCACAAATGTATATCAGGTTTAAGGTAGCAGTAGAAGGGGTAATTGAGAacaatgtactgtacagtacaaaCCCGGTACTGCATTTTTACTTTTGCAAGTGCAAATTTAATGCAGTTTCGGTGATTTATGTCAcacttttaaggttttcatttgactcaccgtcatacaaatgaaaaagtatttactgcgcatacagtatttatatacatgcttatgtacaatggatataaaaagtctacacacccctgttaaaatggcaggtttttgtgatgtaaagaaaaagaaactaaGATAAATCTTCTCACCTTCAATGTCAAATTATTACGTAAAATTTCctatttttccccctaaaatatttctgattgtttttcacttcgtTTTTAcacgttgtaatttcacattgagggtggaacaagttctgacatgatttatcttagtttctttttttttttacatcacaaaaacctgccattttaataggggtgtgtagactttttatatccactgtaattGAGCAAATACTGAACAATAAATCAGTGACATACACACAAATGGAGACAAAGGGGGAAAAATTTTGATTTGTTATGCTGTGAGAGGCATTTCACTGGAATAATTTCACTGGAACAATTTCACTGGAATAATTTGGCTCCACTTGTGCTCTCAGAGGGAAGTGTCACTGCAAATTAATACAAAGTTAATCTGATCAGCTTTGTTCTGTGATGAAACTTTTCTATCCTAATGGGAGTGATCTCTTCCTGGATGACAATGTCGCCGGTCAAATGCTCGCTGATTGTTTTGATGAGGATGAGAGTGATGTAAATCATAAGCTATGGCCTTCaaagtcaccagatctcaacccagtgTGTGATTTTGGACTGATGTATTAGACAGCGCTCTCCAGCACCATTATCAGAACACCAGCTGAAGGAATATCTTTAGGAACGATGGTGTTCATCCCTCTGTACAGTTACAGAGACTTGGTGCACTAATGCTGTTCTGGCAGTTTGTTGAAGGCCAAAaatattttcctttcatttgtctgTAGCCTTTATTCTTAGACCATCATATAAACTGCAGTAAGATGGACACAGTGACCTCTTTCCACTGTTAGTATTGGGTTACCAGGCCAGTAAGCATAGCATGGCTTAGAGACAGACACATAAAGTATGTATTTTCTCCTCTCATTAGATACACACAAcacagaggaagaaggaatCTGCACAACATgccatatatatttatttgacttATGGATTCATTTTATGAAATTGTTCTgtctttgtttagtttagtaTTCCAGTCAATAAGAACAAAGTGAATAGGTACATTTTCAGTCCCTATAATATTATGTGCCTCAAACATCCTGTACATTCTGTAAGCCCGAGTTATTTACGTTCCACAGTAACAGTTGGATATTTGTAGCTGTTTATAACAGCATTTGCACTGTGTACAGTGATTTGCACAGAGTTTTCGCATCATTACAAAACTGTGAGCAAGTCCATGTCTCCATTTTGCCCAAAAATAAGGTTGTGATGGAGCAGCTTTTTACATGGCGCTTAATTACAATGTATGTGTTATAACAGGTTTCATGCAGGTAAAACAATTTATTagtgcattaaaataatttggatAAAATGATGAAGTGAACAAAGATTACTCACTTTTTATTGGATATGTGAAAGCACTGGCTGCTGCTGGTCTGCATGATGGTGGCTTTGGCTTCAGTTTTTTACAGAGACTTTGCTGTGTGCTGTGGATTTGTTCCTGggaaagctctctctctctctctctctctctctctctctctctctctccactttacacctcctactctctctctctctctctctctcactcacacacacacacacacacacacacacattgtgaggacattattcacataaatattcatgcaggtaattaattattaattcacCTAAATCTAACACTAATCTTAACTTCAGCCATCAAAAGGAAAcctttgatattttaaataaaaacagtagtttttgtaaaacaaatgaacaaagcaGTTTTCCTATGACTGATTCCATATTCTTACCGAATTAAAATTAAGCAAACAAGTACATATAATGtctaaactaataataataataataataataataataataataatgcgc from Ictalurus furcatus strain D&B chromosome 15, Billie_1.0, whole genome shotgun sequence harbors:
- the si:ch211-220i18.4 gene encoding SRSF protein kinase 3 isoform X3, with product MNINTGYRTCLCVCMCVCVCTQNRSHIKRALYADERNDDNAEEEEDPREYCDGGYHPVRVGDVFNKRYKVLSKLGWGYFATVWLCVDLRSGRYVAVKILKSGSGFTQAGQDELSLLRCASSPSACHPLRGRIVQLLDEFKIAGVNGIHVCLVLELLGPDLRCWQVCFGKPGLSLTCVRRIITQVLEGLDYLHTHCKIIHADIKPENILLCLGQQPVAHTTHVNPENIAVKITDLGSSCWVYKHFCEKIQTQQYRALEVLLGSDYGPPADIWSVACMAFELATGDPLFEPKTGKNFSLEEDHLAHIIELLGNIPASVALSGKYSSKYFNSRGAL